From Mycobacterium cookii:
CAACCACTGCGGTGCACCGGTCACGGCACACGACGCCCATGCTGAGTACAAGCAGGTAACGGTGCTGTTCGCCGATGTGGTGCATTCGATGGACATCGCCGCGGCGGTCGGTGCGGAGCGGTTGCGCGAGATCATGGCTGCCCTCTCCGACCGCTGTGCTGCTGTGGTGCAGCGATACGGCAGCACAATCACACAGTGGACCGGCGATGGGATCATGGCCGTGTTTGGCGCGCCGGTAGCGGCGGAAGATCACGCCGTCCTGGGCTGTCTGGCGGCCCTAGGCCTTCAGGAGGAGGCGACGCGGCTCGCCGTCGATGTGCGCGAGCATGACGGTATCGATCTGCGGTTGCGGGTCGGGCTGAATTCCGGCGAGGTGATCGCCGGTGCGATGGGTTCGGGCAAGTTTGGCTACGCCACCGTCGGTGAGCCGGTCGGGATGGCCCAGCGGATGGAGTCGGTTGCCCCCCCGGGCGGGGTGATGCTGAGTGCTTCGACTGTGCGACTTATTCAGGGTGTGGCGCATCTGGCTGCGACTGAGTTGGTCCGGGTCAAGGGTGTCGAGGAACCGGTGCCCGTTCGTCGGCTGTTGGGCATGACCGACGGGCATCGCGCCGGCGGGCGTGCGGAGGCGACTCTGGTCGGGCGGCACTGGGAGATGGCGGCGGTCGAGGGCTTGTTAGAGCGGGCCATCGGCGGTCACGGCGCGGTGGTCGGCGTGATGGGGTCAGCGGGCATCGGCAAGAGCCGTCTGGTGCGCGAGGTCACCGCAATGGCCGCCGCCCGGGGTGTCGAGGTCTTTACCGCCTTCTGCGAATCACACGCCAGCGATATCCCGTTTTACGTCGTGGCGCGGTTACTACGTGCTGCCACCGGCGTGCGCGGACTCGACAACGCGGCCGCTCGCGTGGGAGTGCGGGGTCAATTCCCCGCCGCCCACCCCGAGGACGTGCTGCTGTTGGAGGATCTGCTAGGGATCGCCGACCCCGATGTGGCGCTGGCCAAGATCGATCCGGACGCCCGCCGGCGGCGGTTGACCGCGCTCGTCAATGCCGCGTCGCTGGCCCGAAAAGCCCCGGCGGTCTATGTCATCGAGGACCTGCACTGGATCGACGGGGTGAGCGAATCCCTGTTGACCAACTTTGTCACGGTGGTCCCGCAGACGCCCTCGCTGGTGCTGATCAGCTACCGCCCCGAATATCGGGGCACGTTGAGCGGGGTGCCCGGTGCGCAGAGCATCGCCCTTGGCCCGCTGAGTGATTCGGAGACTGCAGCGTTGGTCTCGCAGCTGCTCGGGCCGGACCGTTCGGTTGGCGGGTTGGCCACAATGATCGCCGAAAGAGTCTCGGGTAACCCGTTTTTCGTCGAAGAGATGGTGCGCGATCTGGCCGAGCGGGGTGTGCTGACCGGAGCCCGTTGTAATTATGTCTGCCGGGCCGATCATGCCGATGCCGCCGTGCCGGCGACCCTGCAGGCCACCATCGGCGCCCGTATCGACCGGCTCTCCCCCGCCGCCAAGCAGACTCTGAGTGCCGCCGCGGTGATCGGGGTGCGATTTGACGCCGAGCAGTTGGCGTTGCTCGATGGTAAGGCTGAGCTGGGCGAGCTGATTGCTGCCGAACTTGTCGACCAGGTGCGGTTCACCCCGCACGCCGAGTACGCCTTCCACCATCCACTGATCCGGACCGTAGCCTACGAAACACAGCTGAAGTCCGACCGCGCCGAACTGCATCGGCGGCTGGCAACCGCCATCCAACAACACCACCCGGACTCGCTGGAAGAGAACGCCGCGCTGATCGCCGAGCATCTCGAGGCCGCCGGTGACCTGTGCGCTGCTTTCGGCTGGCACATGCGCGCCGGGGCATGGGCACAATTGCGCGATATCAGGGCCGCGCGCAACAGCTGGGAACGGGCCCGAACGATGGCCGACCGGTTGCCCACCGATGACCCGGGCCGAACGTCGATGCGCATCGCCCCGCGGACGCTGCTGTGCATGAACACCGTCCGGGTCGCCGGCAGCATCGCCGACACCGGCTTCGACGAACTGCGTGACCTCTGCAATGCCGCTGGCGACACAGTGTCGCTGGCGATCGGCATGGGCGGCCTGATGACGACGCTGGTATTCCATAACCGCTATCGGGAAGCGGCGCGGCTTGCGTCGGAGTGCAACCTGCTGCTCGCGTCGTTCGCTGATCCGCCGATGACGTTGATGTTGCTCATGAGCAGCGCCAAGTGGTTCGCAGGACAGGCAGCCGAAGGTCTGCGCTTGGCCCAGCGCGTCATCGATTTGGCCGACGGCGATCCCACCAAGGGCGCTCTGGGCCCCGTCGGGTCACCGTTGGCGATGGCATTCCTCATGCGTGGCAACTGTCGATATTGCCTCGGCGTTCCGGGCTGGAGGGAAGACCTCGACCAGGCGTTCGCGATGGCCCGCAGCGTCGACCCGAAGTCCTTCATCACCCCTGCGCTGTATAAGTACCGCTTCGCCGCCCATGCCGGGGCGGTGCTCCCCGACGCCGCGGCTGACCGGGACACCGCCGAAGCGATGAAGCTGGCCGAGCATTCCGGCGATGACTTCCAGGTGGATGCCGCCCGGGTCAGTCGCGGCCTTGTCCTCATCAATCAGGGCGGTTCGCAACGCGCCGCAGGTTTTGCGCTGCTCGCCGAGTTTCGTGAAGCTAACGTGCGGCATGGCTATGCGGAAAACGTAGTGCGGACCGTCGATACCGAGATCGCCAAGGAGAAAGCCAGGACCGGCGATATCGGCGGCGCCATCGAGTTGGCACGCGCGGTCGTCGACTACACCTTCGACGCGGGGGACGCGCTTTCCCTTGGCGAGGCCGTTCGGGTCTTGGTGGAATCCCTGTTGCAGCGCGGCACGAGCGCCGATCTCACAGAGGCGCAGGCCACGGTCGACCGACTGGCGGCAGAGCCGACCGACCCGGGATTCGTACTATTCGAGGTGGCGCTGCTGCGGATGCGGGCTCTTCTGGCGCGGGCTCGCGGTGACGCAGCGAGCTATGCCGAGTTCCGGGATCGCTATCGCGACACAGCGAAAGAGCTTGGCTTCGAAGGGCATATCGCCTTGGCCGAAGCGATGCCATGACGGCGCGGTTCATCCAGCCCGATTTGCAAGGACATGATTTTCCGCCATCCAGCTGTCGATGTAGCTCATAGTGATCGGCAGAGCCGTCCCAGAAAACACCATGTGGTCAGAGCGGGGGATCTGAACGCAGTCCCCGTGCTGGTACCGGGCTGCGGTCCGGCGCACGACTCGGGTTGGCACGATGCGGTCACACTCGGCACCTATCACCAGCACAGGGGCAGTGACCGCCGCGAAATCGACAACGGTGGCCTTCGAAAGCCTCGGCACTGCAAGGAGGAGTTCCCAAAGATAGCGACCGGACTCGCAGACGAAGCCGTCATATATCTCTCGGGCGCTGTCCTCGGTCTGCGTGTTGGCGATCCAACGTCGAGATTGCTCGAACGTCGGAGGGCGCCATGGCTTTTTCCAGGAGCGAGGCCGCAGCACGTGCGGCAGCATCATGCGCAAGCTTGTGAGTGTCCCACCCGTTGTGCCCGCCACGGGAGCGGGACACGCGGCTACCACGCCAGCCGGGCGGGCGCCCGCGGCGACCAACTGCGCCAGCAGACCGCCCATCGAGTGACCTACCAGAAGCGGCGGAGAATCCAGTGATTTCACGAACGCCACCAAGTCGTCGGCGTAGTCCCGAAGGCTTAGCGACGCGACCTTCTTCGCGCCTTCCCGCCTGGGCAGTTCGTGGTACCGCAGGGTCGGGGTGTGCACCGCGTATCCACGCTCTTCGAATGCAGCGCGGGCCGGAGCCAACTGCTCCCCACGACCAAAGGAGCCGTGAATCAAGACGACGTGTTTGGCGTCGGTCACGAAGCCAAGGATGACAGCCCAGGTGTTAGCCAGGGCCGCATACGCGTCGATTCGGCGACAGGCCAAGTCCGCGTTGGCGCTACCCGACCGATGCCGTCCACGCCAAAAGCTTCTCCACCGGCCAGGTGTTGACGATCCGCTCGGCCGGCACACCCGCGTCCAGCGCCCGCTGCGCGCCGTAGCCGAGGAAGTCCAACTGGCCCGGCGCGTGCGCGTCGGTGTCGATGCTGAACTCGCAGCCGATCTCCAGCGCGAGGTTCAGCAGCCGGGTGGGCGGGTCGCGTCGTTCGGGCCGGGAGTTGATCTCGACGGCGGTGCCGTGGTCGCGGCAGGCGGTGAACACCGCCTCGGCGTCGAACGTCGACTCCGGCCGCATACCGCGGTTGCCGGTGACCAGCCGTCCCGTGCAGTGCCCGAGCACGTCGGCGTGCCCGTCGCTGACGGCGCGCACCATTCGCCGTGTCATCGCCGCGGAGTCCATCGACAGCTTGGAGTGCACGCTGGCCACCACGACGTCGAGGCGGTCCAGCAGCTCGGGCTCCTGGTCGAGGCTGCCGTCGTCGAGGATGTCCACCTCGATGCCGGTCAGGATGCGCATCGGCGCGAACCGATCGCGCAGCGTGTCGATGACGTCGAGCTGTTTGCGCAGCCGCTCCGGCGACAAGCCGTTGGCGATCGTCAGGCGCGGCGAGTGGTCGGTCAGCGCGCAGTATTCGTGACCAAGCGCCTTCGCGGTGGCCATCATTTCCTCGATGTCCGCCGAACCGTCCGACCAGTTCGAGTGCAGATGCAGGTCGCCGCGTAGCGCGGCCCGGATTTCACCGCCGCCGAGATCCTGCGCGGCCGAACATAATTCGGCCAGGGCATCGGGTTCGCGGCCGGCCCAGGCCTGGGCGATCACCTTGGCCGTCTTCGGCCCGATACCGGGCAGCGACTGCCAGCTGTTGGCCTGGCCGTGCCGCTCGCGTTCGGCGTCGTCGAGGCGCTCGACGATGTCGGCGGCGTTGCGGTAGGCCATCACCCGACGGGTGTCTTCGCGCGCCCGGTCCTTGTAGTAGGCGATCTGACGCAGTGCGGCTACCGGATCCATTTCTCCAGTGTGCCCGCCGGCGACGATGCAGAGCGCAGCGATGAGGAGGAGCGGCGCAGTGTGCCCGCCGGCGACGATGCAGAGCGCAGCGATGAGGAGGAGCGGCGCAGTGTGCCCGCCGGCGACGATGCAGAGCGCAGCGATGAGGAGGAGCGGCGCAGTGTGCCCGCCGGCGACGATGCAGAGCGCAGCGATGAGGAGGAGCGGCGCAGTGTGCCCGCCGGCGACGATGCAGAGCGCAGCGATGAGGAGGAGCGGCGCAGTGTGCCCGCCGGCGACGATGCAGAGCGCAGCGATGAGGAGGAGCGGCGCAGTGTGCCCGCCGGCGACGATGCAGAGCGCAGCGATGAGGAGGAGCGGCGCAGTGTGCCCGCCGGCGACGATGCAGAGCGCAGCGATGAGGAGGAGCGGCGCAGTGTGCCCCGTCTCGCTAGAGCAACTGGCCGACGACGAAGCCGGCGAAGATCACCCCGAAGCCGCCGATCTCCGCGACGATCAGCGCGAGCATCGCGAGTTTCAGTGCGCCGTCCGGCTTTTCGAACTGGTTGTCGGTGTCCCGCCGCAGACCGTGGGCGATATAGCTGAGGATGGCCGCGACGAAGAAGAACACCAGGAACGCCGCCGCGGTCAAGTTGACCCAGGCCGGCCAAGCGCTGAACTGCACGAAGACCGCGACCAGCAGCGTCGCGAACGAATACAGCAGCGCCGCGCGGTGGGCGATGTCGACGTAGGGATGCGCGCGATGATCCTGCGACGCCAGCATCTGGCGGTACTTCCACACACCGAGCACCAATGCGAGCAGGAAGATCAGCCCGGCGGCCAGCAGGGTCATCCTGACGTCGTAGCGCAGCACGTTGCGGCACGAGTCGAGAAGCGGGACTACCGTCGGATTAATGCGATTCGCGTTCAAAACCTCACCCCAAAACACCACCTGGAAACAGATGCTCGCCGTCTGGCAGACCGCCGACGATATCGACGTTTTCGAATCCGGGTGGACCTTCGACCACTTCTACCCGATCTTCAGCGACAGCGCCGGACCCTGTCTGGAGGGCTGGACGACGTTGACGGCACTAGCCCAGGCGACCACGCGACTGCGGCTGGGCACTCTGGTCACCGGCATCCACTACCGCCATCCCGCGGTGCTGGCCAACATGGCCACCGCGCTGGACATCATCTCCGACGGCCGGCTCGAGCTGGGCATCGGCGCCGGATGGAACGAGGAGGAATCCGGCGCCTACGGCATCGAGCTCGGCAGCATCAAAGAACGCTTCGACCGGTTCGAAGAAGCTTGCGGAGTGCTGACCAGCCTGCTGAGCAACGAGACGACCAACTTCGACGGCACCTACTACCAGCTCAAAGACGCCCGCAACGAACCCAAGGGCCCGCAGCGTCCGCACCCGCCGATCTGCATCGGAGGCAGTGGTGAAAAGCGCACGCTGCGGATCACCGCCCGCTATGCCCAACACTGGAACTTCGCCGGCGGACCGCCGGATCTGTTCGCGCACAAGCTCGAGGTGCTGAAATCCCACTGCGCCGACATCGGGCGCGATCCGAAGGAGATCGTGACCTCGGCGCATCTGCGGCTGGAGGACGATCTCAACTACGCGAAGGTCATCGACGACGCGACCGCGCTGGCCGCCGAGGGACTCGATCTGGGCATCGTGTACATCCCGGTGCCGCATGACCCGGGGGTGCTGGAGCCGCTGGCCGAGGCGATCCGCGACTCGGGGTTGCGCGACTGAGGGAAGCGCATCAGCTGAACAGTGCGCCAACGCCGGGCGCCGCGTGTCGAATCCGCGGCGCCCGGTCTTGGCGCTTTGTTTTCGGGTAGCGGACTACTCGTGCCCAGCTCAGCCTGCTCGGCGCACCATGGAACCCGAGCACAGAACTGCTCGTACGTCACACCCTAAGACACCGCCAAATGCTCTGTCTTGGAAAGGATCTGGGAAGAAACGAAGAACTATGATGTCCAACAAGGCGACACCCTGTTCACCATCGCTCAACGTGAATACGGAGACGGCAACCTGTTCTCGGTGATCGCACTGCAGAATCACCTCGCTGATCCAGACCTGGTCGAGGTCGGAGAACAGCTGCTGATCCCGTACGTCACCTACCGGCATCAGGTCACCGCACTTGATTCCAACGTGGCGCGAAAGGAGATCACCCAGCACTACTACGGCACGACGGACTCCAATGTCGAGTTGATCTGGGAGATCGTCAACGGAGTGGCCCAGCGTGAGATCCACCAGGGCACCTGGCTGCACATGCCCGACCTCACCAATGTCGGTCACTACACCGTCGTCGCGGACGAAACCCTCCCGGGCCTGGCCGCCCGCTGGTACGGCGACGATCACCTCGCGGTCATCATCGAACTCGCCAACAACCTGCCCACGGGCAGCTCGTTGACTGCCGGTCAAGTGCTGATTCAGCCGGGATTGAACCGCCTGCGCCACGTGGCCGGCGATACCCTGGCCTCGCTGTGCCTTGAGGAGTACGGCGACGCGGACCTTGACACCAGAATCGCCGTCGTCGCGGCGGCCAATCACATCAATACGCCGGATGCGGTCTTCTGCAACCAGGCGGTGTATATCCCTTCGTAACCCCTCGAAGCCCCTTTGGAGCCCAAAATCACGTGATCGCGCTTCGGACACGCCGCGATCACAACCTCGCAAAGTTCAGCAAAGCTGCGCCATGCAGCCGATGAACGCTTGCGTCGGCTCAAACGCCGAAGCGCAGCAGGTCTTCCGGGGTCACCAAGCGCTCGAGCTTTGCCGGGAATTCCCGGCTCTTGACTGGGTGTCGGAACCATGACCAGGCGATTCGGCCGACCCGTGAGCGGGTCATCGGGTTCATATACACAGCGCTAACTCCTGCGGTCGATCAGCTCAACCGGGCCCCACACCCCGCGACGCCCGTATCGAACTATTAGACAGCCTTCGGCTGGCAAATAGTGTAAGACTCGCCGCAACATTTATCAAATGTTGCGTACGTGACGAATGTGACTAGCGTTGCGGAGCCGCCGTGGGGGCGATCGGTGCGGGCAGCGCCGTCTCCCCCATCAGGAACCGATCCACCGCCGCCGCGGCCGCGCGCCCCTCGGCGATCGCCCAGACGATCAGCGACTGGCCCCGACCCGCGTCGCCGGCCACGAAGACACCCGGAACCGACGTCTCGAAGTTCGCGCCACGCGCCACGTTGCCCCGCTCGGTGAACTCGACACCGAGCTCGGTGAGCAGGCCCGGCTTCTCCGGCCCGACGAATCCCATCGCCAGCAACACCAGGTCGGCGTCGAGTTCGAAGTCGGTGCCCTCGGTCTTGACGAACTTCCCGTCCTGCATCGTCACCTCGTGCAGCTTGAGCGCGGCGACGTGGCCGTCCCGGCCGACGAACTCCTCGGTGTTCACCGAGAACACCCGCTCGCCGCCCTCTTCGTGCGCCGACGACACCCGGAACATCAGCGCGTAGGTGGGCCACGGGGTGGACGGGGCACGGCTCTCCGGGGGGCGCGGCATGATCTCGAGCTGGTGGATGCTGGCCGCGCCCTGGCGGTGCGCGGTGCCCAGGCAGTCGGCACCGGTGTCGCCGCCGCCGATGATGATGACCTTCTTGTCCTTCGCGGTGATCGGCGGCTCGCCGTCGGCGCCCAATACGTCGTCACCCTCCTGCACCCGGTTGCCCCACGGCAGGTACTCCATCGCCTGATGGATGCCGTCCAGGTCGCGGCCGGTGATCGGCAGGTCGCGCCAGGCGGTCGCACCGCCGGCCAGCACCACGGCGTCGAACTCCGAGCGCAGCTGCTCGGCGGTGATGTCCGCGCCGACGTCGACGCCGGCGCGGAACTCGGTGCCCTCGGCCTTCATCTGCTCGAGCCGGCGGTCCAGGTGGCGCTTTTCCATCTTGAACTCGGGGATGCCGTAGCGCAGCAGCCCACCGATCCGGTCGGCCCGCTCGAACACCGTCACACGGTGTCCGGCCCGGGTCAGTTGCTGTGCGGCCGCCAGGCCGGCCGGGCCGGAGCCGATCACCGCGACGGTCTTTCCGGTGTGCTGGTCGGCTTCCGGTGGCAGCGGAACCACCCAGCCTTCGTCAAAGGCGTTGTCGATGATCTCGACTTCGATCTGCTTGATCGTCACCGCATCCTGGTTGATGCCCAGCACACAGGACGATTCGCACGGCGCCGGGCAGAGCCGGCCGGTGAACTCGGGGAAGTTGTTGGTGGCGTGCAGCCGTTCGATCGCGTCCCGCCACCGATCGGTGCGGACCAGGTCATTCCACTCCGGGATCAGGTTGCCCAGCGGACAACCGTTGTGGCAGAACGGAATCCCACAGTCCATGCACCGCGTCGCCTGGTGCTGCAAGGACGTGTGCGGGAAGTCTTCGTAGACCTCGTGCCAGTCTTTGAGCCGCAGGTCCACCGGACGGCGCTGCGGTGTTTCCCGGTGGGTGTACTTGAGGAAGCCCTTGGGATCAGGCACTGGCGGCCGCCATGATCGCCTGTTCGGGGTCAGTGCCGGTGCGCTCGGCCTCGGCGATCGCCTCCAACACCCGCTTGTAGTCGCGCGGCATCACCTTGGCGAAACGCTGTTGCGCGCCATCCCAGTCGGCCAGCACCCGCTGCCCGATCGCGGAGTCGGTGGCGTCGACATGCGCCTGGATGATCCCCTGCAGGAACTCGAGGTCGTCTTCGTCGAGCGCCTCGATCTCCACCATCTCGGAGTTGAGATTGGCCTCCAACGCGTCCTCCGGGTCGTAGACGTAGGCGATGCCGCCGGACATGCCCGCGGCGAAGTTGCGGCCGGTGTCGCCGAGAATCACGACCTTGCCGCCGGTCATGTATTCGCAGCCGTGATCGCCGACGCCTTCGACCACCGCCTCCGCGCCGGAGTTACGCACGGCGAACCGCTCGCCGACCACCCCGCGCAGGAACGCCTGGCCGCTGGTGGCGCCGAACAGGATCACGTTGCCGCCGATGATGTTGTCTTCGGCCACATAGCCTTCCGGCGCGTCGTCCGGTGGCCGCACCACGATTCGTCCGCCGGACAAACCCTTGCCGACGTAGTCGTTGGCGTCGCCGTACACCCGCAACGTGATGCCCGGCGGGACGAACGCGCCGAAGCTGTTGCCCGCCGACCCGGTGAAGGTGATGTCGATGGTGCCGTCCGGCAACCCTTGGCCGCCATAGGCTTTCGTCACTTCATGGCCGAGCATGGTGCCGACTGTCCGGTTGACGTTGGCGATGGTGGTGGAGAAGCTGACCGGCTTCTGGGAGTCCAGCGCTTCGCGGCACATCACGATCAGCTGCTGATCCAGCGCCTTGTCCAGACCGTGGTCCTGCTTGGAGCTGTTGTACAGATCCTGGTTCATGAAGGCCGAATCCGGCTCGTGCAGCACCGGCGACAAGTCCAGCTTGTGCGCCTTCCAGTGCGCGCGGGCCAGCGTGGTGTCCAGCGCCCCGACCTGACCCACCGCCTCGTTGAGGGTGCGGAAGCCGAGCTGCGCCATGTACTCGCGGACCTCTTCGGCGATGAACAGGAAGAAGTTCTCCACGAATTCGGGTTTGCCGGTGAATCGTTCGCGTAGCACCGGGTTCTGGGTGGCCACGCCGACCGGGCAGGTGTCGAGATGGCAGACCCGCATCATGATGCAGCCGGACACCACCAGCGGAGCCGTCGCGAAGCCGAATTCCTCGGCGCCCAGCAGCGCCGCGATCATCACGTCACGGCCGGTCTTGAGCTGACCGTCGACCTGGACGACGATCCGATCGCGTAATCCGTTGAGCAACAACGTCTGCTGCGTCTCGGCGAGGCCGAGCTCCCACGGCGCGCCGGCGTGCTTCATCGACGTCAGTGGGGTCGCGCCGGTGCCGCCGTCGTGTCCGGAGATCAGCACCACGTCCGCGTGTGCTTTGGAGACGCCGGCCGCAACCGTCCCGACGCCGTTCTCGGAGACCAGCTTGACGTGGATCCGCGCGGACGGGTTGGCGTTCTTCAGGTCGTGGATCAGCTGCGCGAGGTCCTCGATCGAATAGATGTCGTGGTGCGGCGGGGGAGAGATCAGGCCCACGCCGGGAGTCGAATGCCGCACCTCGGCGATCCACGGATAGACCTTGCCGGCCGGAAGCTGGCCGCCCTCACCGGGTTTGGCGCCCTGAGCCATCTTGATCTGGATGTCGGTGCAGTTGGTTAGGTAGTGCGAGGTGACGCCGAAGCGCGCCGAGGCGACCTGCTTGATCGCGCTGCGCCGCCAGTCGCCGTTCGGGTCGCGGTCGAACCGGCTGACGTGCTCGCCGCCCTCGCCGCAGTTCGACCGGCCGCCGAGGCGGTTCATCGCGATCGCCAGCGTCTCGTGCGCTTCGGCGGAGATCGAGCCGTAGCTCATCGCGCCGGTCGAGAAGCGCTTGACGATCTCGCTGGCCGGCTCGACGTCGTCGAGCGGGATCCGCTTGCGCCCCTCACGGAATTTCAGCAGGCCGCGCAGCGACGCCATCCGCTCACTCTGGTCGTCGATCAGCCGGGTGTATTCCTTGAAGATTTCG
This genomic window contains:
- a CDS encoding LysM peptidoglycan-binding domain-containing protein, which encodes MERIWEETKNYDVQQGDTLFTIAQREYGDGNLFSVIALQNHLADPDLVEVGEQLLIPYVTYRHQVTALDSNVARKEITQHYYGTTDSNVELIWEIVNGVAQREIHQGTWLHMPDLTNVGHYTVVADETLPGLAARWYGDDHLAVIIELANNLPTGSSLTAGQVLIQPGLNRLRHVAGDTLASLCLEEYGDADLDTRIAVVAAANHINTPDAVFCNQAVYIPS
- a CDS encoding glutamate synthase subunit beta, with protein sequence MPDPKGFLKYTHRETPQRRPVDLRLKDWHEVYEDFPHTSLQHQATRCMDCGIPFCHNGCPLGNLIPEWNDLVRTDRWRDAIERLHATNNFPEFTGRLCPAPCESSCVLGINQDAVTIKQIEVEIIDNAFDEGWVVPLPPEADQHTGKTVAVIGSGPAGLAAAQQLTRAGHRVTVFERADRIGGLLRYGIPEFKMEKRHLDRRLEQMKAEGTEFRAGVDVGADITAEQLRSEFDAVVLAGGATAWRDLPITGRDLDGIHQAMEYLPWGNRVQEGDDVLGADGEPPITAKDKKVIIIGGGDTGADCLGTAHRQGAASIHQLEIMPRPPESRAPSTPWPTYALMFRVSSAHEEGGERVFSVNTEEFVGRDGHVAALKLHEVTMQDGKFVKTEGTDFELDADLVLLAMGFVGPEKPGLLTELGVEFTERGNVARGANFETSVPGVFVAGDAGRGQSLIVWAIAEGRAAAAAVDRFLMGETALPAPIAPTAAPQR
- a CDS encoding PHP domain-containing protein, whose product is MDPVAALRQIAYYKDRAREDTRRVMAYRNAADIVERLDDAERERHGQANSWQSLPGIGPKTAKVIAQAWAGREPDALAELCSAAQDLGGGEIRAALRGDLHLHSNWSDGSADIEEMMATAKALGHEYCALTDHSPRLTIANGLSPERLRKQLDVIDTLRDRFAPMRILTGIEVDILDDGSLDQEPELLDRLDVVVASVHSKLSMDSAAMTRRMVRAVSDGHADVLGHCTGRLVTGNRGMRPESTFDAEAVFTACRDHGTAVEINSRPERRDPPTRLLNLALEIGCEFSIDTDAHAPGQLDFLGYGAQRALDAGVPAERIVNTWPVEKLLAWTASVG
- a CDS encoding LLM class F420-dependent oxidoreductase, translating into MRFAFKTSPQNTTWKQMLAVWQTADDIDVFESGWTFDHFYPIFSDSAGPCLEGWTTLTALAQATTRLRLGTLVTGIHYRHPAVLANMATALDIISDGRLELGIGAGWNEEESGAYGIELGSIKERFDRFEEACGVLTSLLSNETTNFDGTYYQLKDARNEPKGPQRPHPPICIGGSGEKRTLRITARYAQHWNFAGGPPDLFAHKLEVLKSHCADIGRDPKEIVTSAHLRLEDDLNYAKVIDDATALAAEGLDLGIVYIPVPHDPGVLEPLAEAIRDSGLRD
- a CDS encoding adenylate/guanylate cyclase domain-containing protein; the protein is MTAAGLVCRSCGTELPANSKFCNHCGAPVTAHDAHAEYKQVTVLFADVVHSMDIAAAVGAERLREIMAALSDRCAAVVQRYGSTITQWTGDGIMAVFGAPVAAEDHAVLGCLAALGLQEEATRLAVDVREHDGIDLRLRVGLNSGEVIAGAMGSGKFGYATVGEPVGMAQRMESVAPPGGVMLSASTVRLIQGVAHLAATELVRVKGVEEPVPVRRLLGMTDGHRAGGRAEATLVGRHWEMAAVEGLLERAIGGHGAVVGVMGSAGIGKSRLVREVTAMAAARGVEVFTAFCESHASDIPFYVVARLLRAATGVRGLDNAAARVGVRGQFPAAHPEDVLLLEDLLGIADPDVALAKIDPDARRRRLTALVNAASLARKAPAVYVIEDLHWIDGVSESLLTNFVTVVPQTPSLVLISYRPEYRGTLSGVPGAQSIALGPLSDSETAALVSQLLGPDRSVGGLATMIAERVSGNPFFVEEMVRDLAERGVLTGARCNYVCRADHADAAVPATLQATIGARIDRLSPAAKQTLSAAAVIGVRFDAEQLALLDGKAELGELIAAELVDQVRFTPHAEYAFHHPLIRTVAYETQLKSDRAELHRRLATAIQQHHPDSLEENAALIAEHLEAAGDLCAAFGWHMRAGAWAQLRDIRAARNSWERARTMADRLPTDDPGRTSMRIAPRTLLCMNTVRVAGSIADTGFDELRDLCNAAGDTVSLAIGMGGLMTTLVFHNRYREAARLASECNLLLASFADPPMTLMLLMSSAKWFAGQAAEGLRLAQRVIDLADGDPTKGALGPVGSPLAMAFLMRGNCRYCLGVPGWREDLDQAFAMARSVDPKSFITPALYKYRFAAHAGAVLPDAAADRDTAEAMKLAEHSGDDFQVDAARVSRGLVLINQGGSQRAAGFALLAEFREANVRHGYAENVVRTVDTEIAKEKARTGDIGGAIELARAVVDYTFDAGDALSLGEAVRVLVESLLQRGTSADLTEAQATVDRLAAEPTDPGFVLFEVALLRMRALLARARGDAASYAEFRDRYRDTAKELGFEGHIALAEAMP
- a CDS encoding alpha/beta hydrolase; protein product: MTDAKHVVLIHGSFGRGEQLAPARAAFEERGYAVHTPTLRYHELPRREGAKKVASLSLRDYADDLVAFVKSLDSPPLLVGHSMGGLLAQLVAAGARPAGVVAACPAPVAGTTGGTLTSLRMMLPHVLRPRSWKKPWRPPTFEQSRRWIANTQTEDSAREIYDGFVCESGRYLWELLLAVPRLSKATVVDFAAVTAPVLVIGAECDRIVPTRVVRRTAARYQHGDCVQIPRSDHMVFSGTALPITMSYIDSWMAENHVLANRAG